In Hamadaea flava, a genomic segment contains:
- a CDS encoding UPF0182 family membrane protein has translation MTLAEHPPLGRRGRTALVVVVSSLAFLLVLGWVVALWTDWLWFDEVGFRAVLTKELGTRVGLFVVATLATGLFLIGNLALAVRLRPFMPPGAGGTPAEETLDRMRFALAGRLGRWLVLPAAIVATLFGLAAQGHWQTWLLFRNAQPFGQTDPLFHRDIGYYVFELPFWQFLLGIGFTLITLALLGSTAMHVVYGGVRLRGRGDRITPGARTHLTALIAAYVGLKAMAYELDKSALVLDGNSTYDFNGAGYTDVHAVVSAKEILSYLAIVVAIAILVVSNAVLRNLVWPGVALGLLLISAFAIGGVVPWWVQTFKVNQTPTLEQPYVQDALRATRAAYGLGDMSVERYDSANTEAPATLLADQTIAGNMRLLDPAIVDESFTQLQQVRPWYDFGDKLDVDRYTVKGQTGDYVIGLRGIDYAKLTGPQANWQNKHMVYTHGYGLVAAPADRVGCGGGPYFVSGFLGTSAAGSNCSAAVDQLDITEPRIYYGEGFDEYAVVGGSTDAPIEYDRPSDEAAYYTYAGSGGVRLDSAWRKTLYSLAYMETRFLLNDRVTDDSKILYVRDPRDRVQKIAPFLTLDGDPYPAVVDGRVLWIVDGYTTSAHYPYAQRVNLRDATNDALTGTGTTAQAGQEITYLRNSVKATVDAYDGTVTLYEFDPDDPVLKAWNQAFGGIITPNASIPTALAAHFRYPEDLFKVQRDLLTRYHVADATSFAAASDQWKVPSDPAQPDKTAKQPPYYLYAQFPGDKQPQFQLVAAMTPGGNRHNLAALVTASYAGGKPRLRVLELPKDTQTAGPNQAAQLMEGQEAVRTDINIWGKNVQRGNLLSLPYADGMLYIQPLYVNNTTDPKYPQLRKILALYGTKIGYADTLEEALAQLAGAAPSSPSTVQAAVAKIQKALADLKAAQRTGDFVAQGKALADLEAAVQAFSAATSAPPAGASPSPTATPPPSG, from the coding sequence GTGACTCTGGCTGAGCATCCCCCGCTGGGCCGTCGCGGACGCACCGCCCTCGTGGTGGTCGTCAGCTCGCTGGCCTTCCTGCTCGTCCTCGGCTGGGTCGTCGCACTGTGGACCGACTGGCTGTGGTTCGACGAGGTCGGCTTCCGCGCGGTCCTCACCAAGGAACTCGGCACTCGCGTCGGGCTCTTCGTCGTGGCGACCCTGGCGACCGGCCTCTTCCTGATCGGCAACCTCGCGCTGGCGGTTCGCCTGCGCCCGTTCATGCCGCCCGGCGCGGGCGGTACGCCGGCCGAGGAGACGCTCGACCGGATGCGGTTCGCCCTGGCCGGTCGGCTCGGCCGCTGGCTCGTGCTGCCGGCCGCGATCGTGGCGACCTTGTTCGGGCTCGCCGCCCAAGGGCACTGGCAGACCTGGCTGCTGTTCCGCAACGCGCAGCCGTTCGGGCAGACCGATCCGCTGTTCCACCGCGACATCGGGTACTACGTCTTCGAGCTGCCGTTCTGGCAGTTCCTGCTGGGCATCGGGTTCACCCTGATCACCCTGGCGCTGCTGGGCTCGACCGCGATGCACGTCGTCTACGGCGGCGTACGCCTTCGCGGGCGCGGCGACCGGATCACGCCCGGCGCGCGTACGCATCTGACCGCCCTGATCGCGGCGTACGTGGGGTTGAAAGCGATGGCGTACGAGCTGGACAAGAGCGCACTGGTCCTCGACGGGAACTCGACCTACGACTTCAACGGCGCGGGCTACACCGACGTCCACGCGGTCGTCTCCGCCAAGGAGATCCTGTCGTACCTGGCGATCGTCGTCGCGATCGCGATCCTCGTCGTCTCCAACGCGGTGCTCCGCAACCTCGTCTGGCCCGGCGTCGCGCTCGGGCTGCTGCTCATCTCGGCGTTCGCGATCGGCGGCGTGGTGCCGTGGTGGGTGCAGACGTTCAAGGTGAACCAGACCCCGACGCTGGAACAGCCCTACGTGCAGGACGCGCTGCGGGCGACGCGGGCCGCGTACGGGCTCGGCGACATGTCGGTGGAACGCTACGACTCGGCGAACACCGAGGCGCCCGCGACGTTGCTCGCCGACCAGACGATCGCCGGCAACATGCGGCTGCTCGACCCGGCGATCGTCGACGAGTCGTTCACCCAGCTCCAGCAGGTCCGGCCCTGGTACGACTTCGGCGACAAGCTGGACGTCGACCGCTACACGGTCAAGGGCCAGACCGGCGACTACGTGATCGGGCTGCGCGGGATCGACTACGCGAAGCTCACCGGGCCGCAGGCCAACTGGCAGAACAAGCACATGGTCTACACCCACGGGTACGGCCTGGTCGCCGCGCCGGCCGACCGGGTGGGCTGCGGCGGCGGCCCGTACTTCGTCTCCGGATTCCTCGGCACCTCGGCGGCCGGGTCGAACTGTTCGGCCGCGGTCGACCAGCTCGACATCACCGAACCCCGGATCTACTACGGCGAAGGGTTCGACGAGTACGCCGTCGTCGGCGGCTCGACCGACGCGCCGATCGAGTACGACCGGCCGTCCGACGAAGCGGCGTACTACACCTACGCCGGCTCGGGCGGCGTACGCCTGGACTCGGCCTGGCGGAAGACCCTGTACTCGTTGGCGTACATGGAGACCCGGTTCCTCCTGAACGACCGGGTCACCGACGACTCCAAGATCCTCTACGTGCGGGATCCGCGGGATCGCGTACAGAAGATCGCGCCGTTCCTGACCCTGGACGGCGACCCCTACCCAGCCGTCGTCGACGGACGCGTCCTGTGGATCGTGGACGGCTACACGACCTCCGCGCACTACCCGTACGCCCAGCGCGTCAACCTGCGCGACGCCACGAACGACGCGTTGACCGGCACCGGCACGACAGCCCAGGCCGGGCAGGAGATCACCTACCTGCGCAACTCCGTCAAGGCGACGGTCGACGCGTACGACGGCACGGTCACGCTCTACGAATTCGACCCGGACGACCCGGTGCTGAAAGCCTGGAACCAGGCGTTCGGCGGGATCATCACCCCGAACGCCTCGATCCCGACCGCACTGGCTGCGCACTTCCGGTACCCCGAAGACCTGTTCAAGGTCCAGCGGGACCTGCTCACCCGCTATCACGTGGCCGACGCGACCAGCTTCGCCGCGGCCAGCGACCAGTGGAAGGTGCCGAGCGACCCGGCCCAGCCCGACAAGACCGCCAAACAGCCGCCCTATTACCTCTACGCCCAGTTCCCCGGCGACAAGCAACCGCAGTTCCAACTGGTCGCCGCGATGACCCCGGGCGGCAACCGGCACAACCTGGCGGCGCTCGTCACCGCGTCATACGCCGGTGGGAAACCCCGGCTCCGGGTGCTGGAACTGCCCAAGGACACCCAGACCGCCGGGCCGAACCAGGCCGCCCAGCTCATGGAGGGGCAGGAGGCGGTGCGTACGGACATCAACATCTGGGGCAAGAACGTCCAGCGCGGCAACCTGCTGTCGCTCCCGTACGCCGACGGCATGCTCTACATCCAGCCGCTCTATGTGAACAACACCACGGACCCGAAGTATCCGCAGCTCCGGAAGATCCTGGCGCTCTACGGCACGAAGATCGGGTACGCCGACACGCTGGAAGAGGCGCTCGCCCAGCTCGCCGGCGCCGCACCGTCATCCCCGTCCACAGTGCAGGCGGCGGTCGCCAAGATCCAGAAGGCGCTCGCGGATCTGAAAGCCGCTCAGCGTACGGGTGACTTCGTGGCCCAGGGGAAGGCCTTGGCCGACTTGGAAGCCGCCGTCCAGGCGTTCTCGGCCGCCACCTCGGCTCCCCCAGCGGGGGCGTCGCCGTCGCCCACGGCGACCCCTCCCCCCTCCGGCTAA
- a CDS encoding YlbL family protein, translating into MRRRGWTVVAGAVLAALLVFLIGQAPVKYVILGPGPTFNTLGSYDKKQVIQVTGTSTSTSTGQLRMVTVNVTDDIDLLSAIKAWFDPQEKVVPRELVYPPDQSNEQVEQENKEAFQESQSSAETAALRELGYPVQVTVKEVASDGASAGKLAAGDVVQTVDGQQVTSTQKLQELVRAKPVGTELTVVRKRGDASETVKITTKAGDDGTPRIGVSAENKQPHPFEITYHLENVGGPSAGLMFALGTIDTLNTEDLTGGKVIAGTGTIDDEGNVGVIGGIAQKLVGAKDDGATFFLTPGGNCEEAQANAVKGLKLVKVETLDGALQALSDIRAGKATPSC; encoded by the coding sequence ATGAGACGTCGCGGGTGGACCGTTGTCGCGGGGGCCGTGCTGGCCGCGCTGCTGGTGTTCCTGATCGGTCAGGCGCCGGTCAAGTACGTGATCCTCGGACCGGGACCGACCTTCAACACCCTCGGCAGCTACGACAAGAAGCAGGTGATTCAGGTCACCGGCACGTCCACCAGCACGAGCACCGGTCAGCTGCGGATGGTGACGGTGAACGTCACCGACGACATCGACCTGCTCTCGGCGATCAAGGCCTGGTTCGACCCGCAGGAGAAGGTCGTCCCGCGCGAGCTGGTCTACCCGCCCGACCAGAGCAACGAGCAGGTCGAGCAGGAGAACAAGGAGGCCTTCCAGGAGTCGCAGTCCAGCGCGGAGACGGCCGCGCTGCGGGAACTCGGCTACCCGGTCCAGGTCACGGTCAAGGAGGTCGCCTCGGACGGCGCGTCGGCCGGCAAGCTCGCCGCGGGCGACGTGGTCCAGACCGTGGACGGCCAGCAGGTCACCTCCACCCAGAAGCTTCAAGAACTGGTACGCGCGAAGCCGGTCGGCACCGAACTGACCGTCGTCCGTAAGCGGGGCGACGCGAGCGAGACGGTGAAGATCACCACGAAGGCCGGTGACGACGGCACGCCCCGGATCGGCGTCTCAGCCGAGAACAAGCAGCCGCACCCGTTCGAGATCACCTACCACCTGGAGAACGTCGGCGGTCCGAGCGCCGGCCTGATGTTCGCCCTGGGCACCATCGACACCCTCAACACCGAGGATCTGACCGGCGGCAAGGTCATCGCCGGCACCGGGACCATCGACGACGAGGGCAATGTCGGCGTGATCGGCGGCATCGCGCAGAAGCTGGTCGGAGCCAAGGACGACGGCGCGACCTTCTTCCTGACCCCGGGCGGCAACTGCGAGGAGGCCCAGGCCAACGCGGTGAAGGGACTGAAGCTGGTCAAGGTCGAGACGTTGGACGGCGCGTTGCAGGCGCTGTCCGACATCCGCGCGGGCAAGGCGACGCCGAGCTGCTGA